A region of the bacterium genome:
CGGTGATATTGTTCACCCCGATCATAAAACCACAAACTACAAACTATTAACCATAAACCTGAGACCATAAACCACAAACCAATATCTTATTTCATTTCATCACCATCTCCGTCCTTCCCTCCGGCACCTTCACGGTCACCGTACCCGCAGCCTCGTCGTAACTGCATGCCGCGGAAACGTTTCCCGCGGCGATGGCGGATTTGACACGCTTCGGCACAGTCATGGTGATGTCTGCGGCGGCGGATGCTTCGACCTCGAGAACGATGCCCTCCGGCGTATCGTACCGGACAGCCGCCGATACCCTGTCGCTGCTCGTGAAGCTGAACGGCGTTCGTCCCAGCTTCGTGAGGCGCGTCGCATCGGAAACGAACAGCATTTTTACCGCGCCGTGACGGTCGCTTGTCACCGCAAAACGGTTCGCATCGGTCTCGAACTCGTTGATCGTATGCTCCGTTCCGTTGCCGTCCACCCGGAACATGGCCATCGTTACGAGGCCGTCCTCGCCGACTCCGGCGCCGATCCATCCCCCGGAGCGGAGGAGCCGCGACGCGTGCTTTTTCTTTGGTCCCCTGCCCGTTCCGAGCGCTTCGGGTCTGAGCACCGCGAGGAAGGATTCTTCGGTCTGTCCCGGCTTGCCCGACAGGGTGATGAAGCCCTCGTCACGGTCGGAGGCGCGGATTCGCGAGGATGCTATTTCCGGTGACAGGATATCCATGGTGAGACGCGCTTTCGGCCTCGTGATGGTGACCGTGTCGTTCTCATAGGTGATCGAGTTTTTCCCATCCGTGTGCTCGGCATGGAAGAGCCAGTCGTACTCGTGGCCCGTTTCGCTCTTCACATGGTCGTACAGGAACACGAGGTCCGGCTTGACGAACATGAGCGAGCGCGTGTAGCCCGACACCGCGCCCTTGTACACGCTGGTGAGGTCGCCCTCGACCGTGTCGGCGATGTTCCCCGCAAAGTGGCGCGTGATGTGCGGATAGGTGCGGAGCGCCGCGACGCCGTTCTCGTAGTCGGCGGCGGCCTGGCTCTCGGGATTCATGTCGACGAGCATCACGGTGTGCCCTATGGACTGCGTGTAATAACAGGGATAATAGAGGTTCGTGTAGTAGCCGTCGCTGTGGCCCGCATCGCTGAGAAGCTCCTCGCCGTTGGTCAGAATCTGGAAGCTCCCCTGGTCGAGGTGGTAGTGGTTCGAGTTCGGCCCGCACCGGAAAATCATGATCGATCCCTCGTCGCTCCAATCCGAGCGCATGACCATGTTGCCCTTGTGCGTGAACAGCCTCGATGACGGCAGCTCGGTGCGGTAGCGTGGCGCGATACCGTCCGTGTACCACAGCCAGCCCATGAATCCGCCTCTCCCTGCCTCGTAGAACGGTTTCGCGTAGGCGTACGTCCAGGGATTCCTCATGCGGTGGGTGAGCCAGAGCAGGTGGGTCTGCGTCATGCCGTACCAGAGAGATACATCGCCGAAATCCTGATACCGTCCGCTCGAATGGGTCGCGTAGAGCGGATATATCCATGCATCCCGCAGGTATGTCGTTGTGGTGTAATCGATTCCGAAATTCCGTTCAAGTGCGCAGAGAGTCTCCGTCAGGTCGCGCGATGCCATCGCCTGATAGGTGTACGGCTCCCCGTAGCTGCCCTCGGGCTGGTAGGTTTTGCCCATGAAATCCCGCATCTTGGTGAGGATACCGGACAAGTACGGCTCGAGCTCGGGATTCGAGGAGTCGTCTCCGTAAATGGTCGTCGCCGCGAGACCGAGCCCCGCGACTATGACCGCGATATGGTTCGACAGGCTCGATGGCATACGGTTCATCTCGACCATGTCACGGTAGAAGGGCTTGATGGCATTGTTCATGATCCCCTCACGGACGGTTGCTCGTTCCTCGTCGCTCATGAGCGGGTAGAGCAGGTCGTAGCCGATAGCCACCTGCCTCGTCATGTACCCGACCGGGAAGTAGATGTGACGGCCGTGGGCTTCCATCCACGAGCGGTTCCACATCTTGAATGAGCTGAACTTGAGAAGCGCCTTTTTTGCGCGCTCGCCCGCCTCGGTATCGCCTGCCAGGGCATATTTCCATGCCCCTTCCTCGGTTATCCCGGCGAGGGTATAGGCGGGGCTGATCCACCGGCCTCCTTCCGACCCGGCGCGGGAATATGGCCCGCCGGTAAGGGATTCGGAAGGAACGTTCGTGTCTTCGTTGACCGTGTCGATGTCCACATCGGTATAACGGCCTTTCTGGGCAAGGGCGTTTTCGAGGATTTTCCTCACCGCGGGAGGCTCCTTCGAATTCAAGCGGGTTGCGAGCTCGTCCCCCGAGAAAAAGAGCCGCGGATGGTCGTCCGGAGTCAGCCGCTTCCCCGGCATGATGAAGCGGAATCCCCATCGGAGGTCCCTGCCGATGCCGGTCTTCCCGGTCAGGTCGATCGTCCACTGCCCGCGCGGGTCGTTCATGCCGATCGTATGGAGCGCGGTGTTCGTCCAGATGCGGTCGCCGCTTTCTTTGTCGCCGTGGGTGCCGTCATCGTAGAGTTCGAGGCCGGAAACCACCGGTTTCCCGTCCGGGCCGAGGAGGGCGCACTCCACGCGGGTCACTTTCCTCGATTTTTCGGGTGTGACACTGATCCCGATGGTGTCTCCGTGATAATAGTGCCTGCCGAGCACGGAGATGCCGAACTTCTCGAAATCGGTCGCGGTCGGCTCTATGGCGGTGAAACGGCGCTGACGTTCACCGTTGAGCGAAAAATCGTCAATAAGGATGGTGTAGCTCAGGAGGTGCGAAACGAGTGGATAGAACGCCCTGACTGCCACAACCTGGAGGTGTTCCCCGGCCTTGAGGGGTGTGCCGTCCGCGAGACGGAACTCCCGTGCGGGAACCTGCAGTTCCAGCCAGCGGTTGACCTCGGGCGCGGAGACCGTATGTGTATACAGTCTGCCGTCGAAGAGGCCGAGGAACAGATCGACCTTTTCGGGTTTACGGTCGCCGATGAGGAACAGGGCGACTCTCAGCCGTGTGTCTTTCGTCGTCCACAGGTCGATCTGCCGGGTGAATCCCTCCGAGAGGTCGAGGGCGTCGTTCGGCTTGATAATCCGCGCGAGGGCGTATCTGCTCCCGTTGTGGGCCGGCTCCCTCTGGCAGACTGTCGTGGGGTCGTAACCGATGTCCTGTGCGTAGGGGTACGCTTCCCAGCCGAAAAGTTCTCCGGTCTCGAAGTTGTCACGGAGCGTGCAGTCCACACGGTCGGGTTCCTCGGAGACCTTCTCCGGCCCTGACCCGCACCCGAAGCCGGGAATTAATAAAATCGTCACGATAACGGCTATAACGCTCCTCATCGTTTTCCCCTTTCGCGATTATACAATTCTCATGGTGGTTTCCCGTATATGTATACTCAATGATCGCTTCGACAATCCCGCAGAAAAGCTGCGAGGTAATAACTTTTTTAGTGCTCCGGATTATTAAGCAGTGACATGGATAACTTCATGCCGTACTTGTTTCGGCATCTGTTCAAAAGAGTTGTATCGATATGTATTAACCGGAGCAATTAACTCACTATTTGATCCCTCTCGGCTTCGCCGTATCCCCTTTATAAAACAAAAGGAGAGCTACACCATCTCTCCCCTTAAAAAGGGGGGATGCCGGAAGGCAGGGGGGATATTTACTGATAATAAAATCCGCCCGTTCCGCGTAAATCCGCGTTCTTTGTATCCTTGAGAATATTCCGCTTTTACTTTCCGAGAATCCTGTCCAGCCGTGTAATTATCTCGCGGGCAACGGATTCGACCCTGTCGGGCTTCGATGCGCTCGTTACCGCATCGAACGGTTTCTTGACCACGATATCCGGGTCGCCGCTCGTGATCACAAAAATCACGTTTTCCGGCTGTTTGTATCTTTTATAGTACCGTTTCGCATGCCAGGGCGTATGCCGCATCCAGTATTCGGTCATGTAAACCACAGCGCCGTAATCGGCGGGTTTGTAGTATTTCGCCTGCCCGACGAGACCGGTCACCACACGGCATCCTTTCGGAGCGAGCTCGCCGGTCACCTTTCCGACCACCTCGGTCTTGAACCTCGTGTCTTTGAAGAGGATGCACACCACGTTTTTCCCTTTGATGTCCTGCACCGGCGACGGTTTGAAGGCTGCGCACCCCGCTGCAAGGACGCATGCGAGCAGCACAAAGCCTGTCAGCATGTTTCGTTTCATCTGCATTCTCCATCGGTATGGTTTTATTAACAAATTCTGCATTGTTTTCTCTCCTCTGACAAAATATATAATTTTTGAAAATTTCACAGCATTAAAATGAAGCCTTCCCTTCCTGACAGTATTATGAATTACTCCTCTTTCCCTTATGCCTTATGCCCGTCTTTATTCTTTTCCCTTATGCCTTGTGCCTTATGCCTTATGCCTGTCTTTAACGCCTTATGCCTGTCTTTCGGAACTTTTCGGGGCATGAAACGTATAACATTATAGAAATAAAAATATACTGCTATCAATTTCCACTCGTAGCAGAAAAGGGGTGAATATCATGACTGACATACTCAACAGACGAAGCTTTCTGAAAATTGCCGGTACCACCGGCGCCGGCTCGCTCGTTGCCGGGAATGTTTTCGGTGCGGCGAAAGCAGCCCCTCCTCGCAGCGAAATCGCCGAGGGTCCGCTTATCCGTGAAGTGATGCCTCTTCTCGATGCGGGCGCTTCGAACAATGTCCGGCCTGTGATACGGTCGGAAATCCGTGAGAATCCGAAAGCCGTTTTCATCATCGAAACGACCGTGAAGACGGAGAAGGACGGTAAAGGCTCCTTTGACCTGGCTGGTCCTCAGCTCGAGGAAGCCGGGTACTCGATTGCCCGGTCCCTCTTCGAACGGGGAACCGAAAAAGGCGGGAAAACAGCCATCAATCCCAACTGGACCTACATCAATCCCCACCTCAGGTACCCGACCATCGGTATCACCGTGGCGCCGCAGTTTGTTGCCGGTTTCGCCGAGGGACTGCGCGGGCTCGGCAATACGAACATCGTGGTCACCGAACGGAGCGCGGGGGCGAATTTTCTCCGCGAGTCCGGTCATCTCGGCATTCTCGATGAGCATAAAATTCTGTTTATCGACGGCGCTTACAAGCAGTTCGATTATTACGACAAGGATGAGCTGAACTGGTTCGATCTCGATGACGGTGTCGTGTGGAAGCGGGTTCCGGTGTTCCGCCCGCATTTTGACAGGGACACGTTCAATATCAACATGCCCAAGTTCAAAAACCACAATCTCGGGCTGACAACCCTGAGCATCAAAAACAGACAGGGACTCATTCCGACCGGCTACGGCCACTACTGCGACCAGTGGCATCAGATGTATACCATCAGGCCGGAAATGCGCAGAGACATCAACCCGGACTACTGGGAAAATGTCGAGAAATCGTTCCTCAAACACGCTGAGATGGGGTATAAAGCCTGGGATATCGAAAAATCCTATGGCGCATATCAGAGTAAAGGAGGCTGGAAAGCCTTCCGTAAGGTCCGCGAAGACCGTAAAAAAGCCGACGAGTTCATGAAAGGCGTCACCAATCTCATGTGGGATGAGCAGTGGGGTCAGCGCACCATCGACACCGTCGGCGTCCTCAGGCCGGATATTAACATCGTCGAGGGCGTTATCGGCCGTGATGGCGATGCCTTCGCCAACGGAACCGATTATCTGACCAACTATGTCGTCGCCGGGCTCGATCTCGTGGCAACCGATACGGTGACATCGTACCTCATGGGACAGGACCCGCGGGAGCTCTATTACCTGCGGATGGCGCGGGAACGTGGACACGGGCCCATCGATCCTGCTGAAATCACGGTGTATCGCATCAAGGGAAACACAATCGAAAAAGTCGATGACATACGGACTCTCAAACGGTACCGGCTCGGATTTTATCTCCATTCACGGAAGGATGACGGGCTCGTCGTTTTCTGATAACGGGCTGACTGCTTGCCGTTTGCTTTGAAAAATGGGGGATTACCGGAATTGTACTTTTCCGGCGACATACCGAAATCCGCGCTGAAATGTATAGTAATATATTGATTGTAAAGAAAATATAGACTCTGGAATTTGGTGTTTTTTATAACCCGTTGAAAAGCCCCGCGTTCACAACCGGTTTTCGGAAAAAGAATGGGTGCTGTCCGAGCGAGCCGAAGGCTCGTGAGTTCACACATTCCCGAAAAACGGGCAGTGAACGGGGAAACAGGCTTTTCACGGTGTATCCTTTCCTTTAGCCCGGATTATTTTTCACCATACTCGCCGCACTGCGCTGCGCCGCAGCAGGAAGGCATAAAAAGTCATAACGGATTGTTTTATACATGACGAAATAATTGTTCATGTTTTTTATTGTAGGGGCAACCCCCCGTGGTTGCCCACTGTAGAAAAAATCCGCGTTCAATTTCAATTCATGAATAGATCGGATTAAAAGGTATTCTTGAAAAAAACATGGGATTTTCAGAATTCTACTTTTATCTTGACCTTATTGTTATTTTTGAGTAACTTCCAGTAAACAAACGGAAAGTGTGATAGAACGATATTCTCAAAGGAGATGTTATGGAAACAAGGAGAAGTTTTTTTACGTATATCATGGTTGCCTTATCCGCTTTTCTTACCGCTCTTCTTGCTGTCTCCTGCGGTAAGAAACCCGATGCCGAAACAGAGCCTTCTCCCGAATGGCCGCCCAAAGACGAGTGAGAAAGAACGGCATTTCGATACAGTGAACACTTCTTGTTCTTTATGATTTTTGTATTTTTTAGTGATTTCTGCCTTTTGGAATAAAAAAACGCCCGGTTTCCGGGCGTTTTTGCTTATATAGGGCTGTTCCTGAGGTTTCAGGACTTGTAAAAAGACATCAGCGTCAGCACGACAAAAATTATCCCTCCGACCCCGTAAATTATGAGCGGCAGGCTTATAATACCCCTGCTTGTTTCAATATTGGTTATCATGAGGTCCTGTGCGCCCCACCCGAGAACTGCGGTCAGGAGCACGATGAGGAATATCGCCCATTTTCGCAGGATCAACAGGGCAAGCAGAATAACGATGACAAACGTGAACGGATTATTCCAGTTATACGTCTTCACAGCAGTGACGACAGTGTCTATCAGTGATTCCATACAATCCCACCCTCGTGTGTTCTTGTTCCGGAAACCCGCTCAGACTTTCTTATGATCAAAAATTATACTGTTTTCCGATAGTGTCAAGAACAATTATAACATGTTTTGATATGTGGGG
Encoded here:
- a CDS encoding heparinase II/III family protein, producing MRSVIAVIVTILLIPGFGCGSGPEKVSEEPDRVDCTLRDNFETGELFGWEAYPYAQDIGYDPTTVCQREPAHNGSRYALARIIKPNDALDLSEGFTRQIDLWTTKDTRLRVALFLIGDRKPEKVDLFLGLFDGRLYTHTVSAPEVNRWLELQVPAREFRLADGTPLKAGEHLQVVAVRAFYPLVSHLLSYTILIDDFSLNGERQRRFTAIEPTATDFEKFGISVLGRHYYHGDTIGISVTPEKSRKVTRVECALLGPDGKPVVSGLELYDDGTHGDKESGDRIWTNTALHTIGMNDPRGQWTIDLTGKTGIGRDLRWGFRFIMPGKRLTPDDHPRLFFSGDELATRLNSKEPPAVRKILENALAQKGRYTDVDIDTVNEDTNVPSESLTGGPYSRAGSEGGRWISPAYTLAGITEEGAWKYALAGDTEAGERAKKALLKFSSFKMWNRSWMEAHGRHIYFPVGYMTRQVAIGYDLLYPLMSDEERATVREGIMNNAIKPFYRDMVEMNRMPSSLSNHIAVIVAGLGLAATTIYGDDSSNPELEPYLSGILTKMRDFMGKTYQPEGSYGEPYTYQAMASRDLTETLCALERNFGIDYTTTTYLRDAWIYPLYATHSSGRYQDFGDVSLWYGMTQTHLLWLTHRMRNPWTYAYAKPFYEAGRGGFMGWLWYTDGIAPRYRTELPSSRLFTHKGNMVMRSDWSDEGSIMIFRCGPNSNHYHLDQGSFQILTNGEELLSDAGHSDGYYTNLYYPCYYTQSIGHTVMLVDMNPESQAAADYENGVAALRTYPHITRHFAGNIADTVEGDLTSVYKGAVSGYTRSLMFVKPDLVFLYDHVKSETGHEYDWLFHAEHTDGKNSITYENDTVTITRPKARLTMDILSPEIASSRIRASDRDEGFITLSGKPGQTEESFLAVLRPEALGTGRGPKKKHASRLLRSGGWIGAGVGEDGLVTMAMFRVDGNGTEHTINEFETDANRFAVTSDRHGAVKMLFVSDATRLTKLGRTPFSFTSSDRVSAAVRYDTPEGIVLEVEASAAADITMTVPKRVKSAIAAGNVSAACSYDEAAGTVTVKVPEGRTEMVMK
- a CDS encoding DUF362 domain-containing protein; its protein translation is MTDILNRRSFLKIAGTTGAGSLVAGNVFGAAKAAPPRSEIAEGPLIREVMPLLDAGASNNVRPVIRSEIRENPKAVFIIETTVKTEKDGKGSFDLAGPQLEEAGYSIARSLFERGTEKGGKTAINPNWTYINPHLRYPTIGITVAPQFVAGFAEGLRGLGNTNIVVTERSAGANFLRESGHLGILDEHKILFIDGAYKQFDYYDKDELNWFDLDDGVVWKRVPVFRPHFDRDTFNINMPKFKNHNLGLTTLSIKNRQGLIPTGYGHYCDQWHQMYTIRPEMRRDINPDYWENVEKSFLKHAEMGYKAWDIEKSYGAYQSKGGWKAFRKVREDRKKADEFMKGVTNLMWDEQWGQRTIDTVGVLRPDINIVEGVIGRDGDAFANGTDYLTNYVVAGLDLVATDTVTSYLMGQDPRELYYLRMARERGHGPIDPAEITVYRIKGNTIEKVDDIRTLKRYRLGFYLHSRKDDGLVVF